A genomic stretch from Solanum stenotomum isolate F172 chromosome 8, ASM1918654v1, whole genome shotgun sequence includes:
- the LOC125873324 gene encoding cytochrome b5-like, translating into MGSDQKVHVFEEVAKHNKTKDCWLIISGKVYDVTPFMEDHPGGDEVLLSATGKDATNDFEDVGHSDSAREMMDKYYIGDIDQSTVPLKRAYIPPQQAPYNPDKTSEFVIKILQILVPLLILGLAFAVRHYTKEK; encoded by the exons ATGGGGTCAGATCAGAAAGTTCATGTATTTGAGGAGGTTGCAAAGCACAACAAGACCAAAGATTGTTGGCTTATTATCAGTGGAAAG GTGTATGATGTGACTCCATTTATGGAAGATCATCCAGGTGGTGATGAAGTTTTGCTTTCAGCAACAG GGAAAGATGCAACGAATGACTTTGAAGATGTCGGCCACAGTGATTCTGCTAGGGAGATGATGGATAAATATTACATTGGAGATATTGATCAGTCAACAGTTCCTCTTAAACGTGCTTACATTCCTCCACAACAAGCCCCATACAATCCAGACAAGACTTCAGAATTTGTTATCAAAATTTTGCAAATCCTTGTGCCCCTCTTGATTTTGGGCTTAGCCTTTGCTGTGCGACACTACACCAAGGAGAAGTAA
- the LOC125873314 gene encoding uncharacterized protein LOC125873314 isoform X2, translating to MKSGSSETKLLQELILYAASAALSCLVLFVGLRQLDPNREASKKALEHKKEIAKRLGRPLIQTNPYEDVIACDVVNPDHIDVEFNSIGGLESIKQALCELVILPMRRPELFSHGKLLGPQKGVLLYGPPGTGKTMLAKAIAKESGAVFINVRISNLMSKWFGDAQKLVAAVFSLAHKLQPAIIFIDEVDSFLGQRKATDHEALTNMKTEFMALWDGFTTDQNARVMVLAATNRPSELDEAILRRLPQAFEIGFPDRKERAEILKVILRGERVEDNIDYDRIASLCDGYTGSDLFELCKKAAYFPIRDLLNDEKSGKPSAEPRPLSELDLEKVIATSKKTQVAANEYNSLRSQLVGLSRQTDTDDYPVQAAISELSKLVVSQILNLQAENQDS from the exons ATGAAAAGTGGTTCATCAGAGACCAAGTTGTTACAAGAATTGATTCTTTATGCCGCAAGCGCAGCTCTTAGTTGTCTCGTCTTGTTTGTGGGGCTCCGGCAGCTTGACCCGAATCGAGAGGCATCCAAGAAGGCTCTTGAACACAAGAAGGAAATTGCGAAGCGATTGGGTCGACCCCTCATTCAAACCAATCCCTATGAG GATGTGATAGCCTGTGATGTAGTGAACCCTGATCATATAGATGTGGAATTTAATTCCATTGGTGGGTTAGAATCCATTAAGCAAGCATTATGTGAATTAGTAATTCTTCCCATGCGAAGACCTGAGCTATTTTCTCATGGAAAGTTACTCGGCCCGCAAAAAGGAGTCTTGCTTTATGGACCACCTGGGACTGGAAAGACCATGCTTGCCAAAGCAATTGCTAAAGAGTCGGGTGCTGTTTTTATTAATGTGAGAATATCAAATTTGATGAGCAAATGGTTCGGTGATGCACAAAAATTAG TTGCTGCCGTATTTAGTTTGGCACATAAACTCCAGCCAGCAATTATATTTATTGACGAAGTTGATAGCTTTTTGGGTCAGCGCAAGGCCACCGATCATGAAGCATTAACAAACATGAAAACTGAATTCATGGCTTTATGGGATGGTTTTACCACAGATC AGAATGCACGAGTGATGGTTCTTGCTGCAACTAATCGCCCATCTGAGCTTGATGAAGCAATCCTTCGACGTCTTCCTCAGGCCTTTGAGATTGGGTTCCCCGACCGCAAAGAGAGAGCAGAGATTCTGAAGGTGATTCTGAGGGGAGAGAGGGTGGAAGATAACATCGACTATGACCGCATTGCTAGTTTATGTGATGGTTACACTGGTTCAGATCTTTTTGAGCTCTGTAAAAAAGCTGCCTACTTCCCTATCCGTGACCTCCTTAATGATGAGAAAAGTGGAAAGCCTTCCGCG GAGCCAAGGCCATTATCAGAATTAGATTTGGAGAAAGTTATAGCTACGTCAAAAAAGACACAGGTTGCTGCAAATGAATACAACTCCTTACGTTCACAACTTGTTGGATTGTCAAGGCAAACAGATACAGATGATTATCCAGTCCAAGCTGCTATCAGCGAGCTCTCTAAGCTTGTGGTTTCTCAAATTTTGAATCTCCAGGCAGAGAACCAAGATTCTTAA
- the LOC125873314 gene encoding uncharacterized protein LOC125873314 isoform X1, protein MKSGSSETKLLQELILYAASAALSCLVLFVGLRQLDPNREASKKALEHKKEIAKRLGRPLIQTNPYEDVIACDVVNPDHIDVEFNSIGGLESIKQALCELVILPMRRPELFSHGKLLGPQKGVLLYGPPGTGKTMLAKAIAKESGAVFINVRISNLMSKWFGDAQKLVAAVFSLAHKLQPAIIFIDEVDSFLGQRKATDHEALTNMKTEFMALWDGFTTDQNARVMVLAATNRPSELDEAILRRLPQAFEIGFPDRKERAEILKVILRGERVEDNIDYDRIASLCDGYTGSDLFELCKKAAYFPIRDLLNDEKSGKPSAQEPRPLSELDLEKVIATSKKTQVAANEYNSLRSQLVGLSRQTDTDDYPVQAAISELSKLVVSQILNLQAENQDS, encoded by the exons ATGAAAAGTGGTTCATCAGAGACCAAGTTGTTACAAGAATTGATTCTTTATGCCGCAAGCGCAGCTCTTAGTTGTCTCGTCTTGTTTGTGGGGCTCCGGCAGCTTGACCCGAATCGAGAGGCATCCAAGAAGGCTCTTGAACACAAGAAGGAAATTGCGAAGCGATTGGGTCGACCCCTCATTCAAACCAATCCCTATGAG GATGTGATAGCCTGTGATGTAGTGAACCCTGATCATATAGATGTGGAATTTAATTCCATTGGTGGGTTAGAATCCATTAAGCAAGCATTATGTGAATTAGTAATTCTTCCCATGCGAAGACCTGAGCTATTTTCTCATGGAAAGTTACTCGGCCCGCAAAAAGGAGTCTTGCTTTATGGACCACCTGGGACTGGAAAGACCATGCTTGCCAAAGCAATTGCTAAAGAGTCGGGTGCTGTTTTTATTAATGTGAGAATATCAAATTTGATGAGCAAATGGTTCGGTGATGCACAAAAATTAG TTGCTGCCGTATTTAGTTTGGCACATAAACTCCAGCCAGCAATTATATTTATTGACGAAGTTGATAGCTTTTTGGGTCAGCGCAAGGCCACCGATCATGAAGCATTAACAAACATGAAAACTGAATTCATGGCTTTATGGGATGGTTTTACCACAGATC AGAATGCACGAGTGATGGTTCTTGCTGCAACTAATCGCCCATCTGAGCTTGATGAAGCAATCCTTCGACGTCTTCCTCAGGCCTTTGAGATTGGGTTCCCCGACCGCAAAGAGAGAGCAGAGATTCTGAAGGTGATTCTGAGGGGAGAGAGGGTGGAAGATAACATCGACTATGACCGCATTGCTAGTTTATGTGATGGTTACACTGGTTCAGATCTTTTTGAGCTCTGTAAAAAAGCTGCCTACTTCCCTATCCGTGACCTCCTTAATGATGAGAAAAGTGGAAAGCCTTCCGCG cAGGAGCCAAGGCCATTATCAGAATTAGATTTGGAGAAAGTTATAGCTACGTCAAAAAAGACACAGGTTGCTGCAAATGAATACAACTCCTTACGTTCACAACTTGTTGGATTGTCAAGGCAAACAGATACAGATGATTATCCAGTCCAAGCTGCTATCAGCGAGCTCTCTAAGCTTGTGGTTTCTCAAATTTTGAATCTCCAGGCAGAGAACCAAGATTCTTAA
- the LOC125873312 gene encoding AAA-ATPase At2g46620-like, whose amino-acid sequence MFLYLLAIIPLCLLVKFVSKTSILHILKKWLRLLQDKFYVYQYYKVPQFNHNMQENQLYRKISTYLNSLPCVEDSDFTNLFSGSKSNDINLVLNADQKIVDNFLGARISWINEKDEKTGARSFVLKIRRNDKRQILRAYLQHIHSKFDEIEQRRKEVRLFVNVNDESNRNGNGNRRWISVPFTHPATFDTVVMEQELKNKVKADLETFLISKQHYNRIGRIWKRNYLLHGPSGTGKSTFIAAMANFLSYDVYNIDLSKVSDDSDLKLLLLQSTNKSLIVIEDLDSYLCNNSTALSLSAILNFMDGIFSCCGDERVMIFTMNSKDQIDPAVLRPGRIDHHIHFPLCDFNAFKSLANSHLGLKDHKLFPQVEENFQTGSVLSPAEISAIMISNRSSPSRALKLVISTHQSNIKLVPSRTSDKIEMIHNNIEADLAPKHPLWLSKSRSVRPVEESSESDKYPQGLIKSKSVRPMVESGAFGKESVNDLRKFYGLVRIKSSRKKSLDFDTSEK is encoded by the coding sequence ATGTTTCTGTATTTGTTAGCAATTATTCCTTTGTGTTTGCTTGTGAAATTTGTATCAAAAACATCTATACTTCACATTTTGAAGAAATGGTTGCGTTTGTTACAAGACAAATTCTATGTTTACCAGTACTACAAGGTCCCCCAATTCAACCACAACATGCAGGAAAATCAACTCTATCGGAAAATCAGTACTTACCTGAATTCTTTACCTTGTGTTGAAGATTCTGATTTCACCAATCTTTTCTCCGGAAGCAAATCCAATGACATCAATCTAGTTCTCAACGCCGATCAGAAAATCGTTGATAATTTCCTCGGTGCTAGAATTTCTTGGATCAATGAGAAGGATGAAAAAACCGGTGCCAGATCGTTTGTTCTGAAGATAAGGAGGAACGATAAGCGTCAAATTCTCCGTGCTTATCTTCAACATATTCACTCGAAATTCGACGAAATTGAGCAGAGGAGAAAGGAGGTGAGATTGTTCGTCAACGTAAACGATGAATCGAACAGAAACGGAAACGGAAACAGACGGTGGATATCAGTGCCGTTTACTCATCCGGCGACATTTGACACTGTTGTAATGGAGCAGGAATTGAAGAACAAGGTCAAAGCCGATTTGGAAACGTTCCTGATATCAAAGCAGCATTATAATCGAATCGGCCGGATTTGGAAACGGAATTATTTACTTCATGGACCTTCCGGTACAGGAAAATCAACGTTCATTGCAGCAATGGCAAATTTCCTAAGCTACGATGTGTATAACATTGATTTATCAAAAGTTTCAGACGATTCAGATCTGAAACTACTTCTATTGCAGAGCACGAATAAGTCATTGATTGTCATTGAAGATCTCGATAGTTACCTGTGTAACAACTCAACAGCTCTAAGTTTATCTGCGATTCTCAATTTCATGGACGGAATTTTTTCATGCTGCGGTGACGAACGTGTTATGATATTCACGATGAACAGCAAAGATCAGATTGATCCAGCAGTTCTAAGGCCTGGAAGAATTGATCATCACATACACTTCCCCTTGTGTGATTTCAACGCATTCAAAAGTCTAGCTAACAGTCATTTGGGATTGAAAGATCACAAGCTTTTCCCACAGGTAGAGGAAAATTTTCAAACCGGGTCGGTTTTAAGTCCGGCTGAAATCAGTGCAATCATGATTTCAAACCGGAGTTCACCGAGTAGGGCATTAAAATTAGTGATTTCTACTCATCAGAGTAACATCAAGCTCGTCCCTTCGAGAACATCcgataaaattgaaatgatacaCAATAACATTGAGGCTGACTTAGCTCCTAAGCATCCACTATGGTTGAGCAAATCTAGATCGGTTCGACCCGTGGAGGAATCAAGTGAGTCGGATAAGTATCCACAAGGATTGATCAAATCTAAATCGGTTCGACCCATGGTGGAGTCGGGTGCATTTGGCAAGGAAAGTGTAAACGATCTAAGAAAGTTTTATGGACTTGTAAGGATAAAGAGTAGTAGGAAGAAATCTTTAGATTTTGATACCtcagaaaaataa
- the LOC125873322 gene encoding rhodanese-like domain-containing protein 14, chloroplastic: protein MAALTSVSAGTTSASLQHRFHSVTYSTPIELASVTCSLATTVKRRSFSLRHNPSTTLRIRCAATKPAKSPAEEDWSTKRAYLLEKRVRSVEAKEAFRLQKENNFVILDVRPEAEFKEAHPEGAINVQIYRLIKEWTAWDIARRAAFAFFGIFSGTEENPEFLQLVESKINKDAKIIVACSSGGTMKPTQNLPEGQQSRSLIAAYLLVLNGYTNVFHLEGGIYNWYKEELPTASEE from the exons atggctGCACTAACTTCAGTTAGCGCAGGCACAACTTCTGCTTCTTTGCAGCATCGATTTCATTCTGTAACATATTCAACTCCCATAGAATTAGCATCTGTTACATGTAGCTTAGCTACCACAGTTAAGAGAAGATCATTCTCCTTGAGGCACAACCCTTCAACAACCCTCAGAATCAGATGTGCTGCTACTAAACCTGCTAAATCACCAG CTGAAGAAGACTGGTCAACTAAAAGAGCTTATTTGCTTGAGAAAAGG GTAAGGAGTGTAGAGGCAAAAGAAGCATTCAGACTTCAGAAAGAGAAcaattttgtgattcttgatgTACGACCTGAGGCCGAGTTCAAAGAG GCTCATCCAGAAGGAGCTATTAATGTCCAGATATACAGACTAATAAAGGAATGGACAGCATGGGACATTGCTAGGAGGGCTGCATTCGCCTTTTTTGGCATATTttctggaactgaagaaaatcCTGAATTCTTACAAC TTGTtgaatcaaaaataaataaggatgCAAAGATAATAGTCGCTTGCTCATCCGGTGGTACAATGAAGCCTACCCAAAATCTTCCCGAGGGCCAACAATCAAG GTCACTTATTGCTGCATATTTGCTAGTTCTGAATGGTTATACTAATGTATTTCATTTGGAGGGAGGAATCTATAACTGGTACAAAGAAGAATTACCAACAGCTTCAGAAGAATGA